The following coding sequences are from one Clarias gariepinus isolate MV-2021 ecotype Netherlands chromosome 19, CGAR_prim_01v2, whole genome shotgun sequence window:
- the LOC128507783 gene encoding potassium channel subfamily K member 4 produces the protein MRCSTLICILTSVLAYLVMGALVFHYLETPREEEFHMKLLDTRRNFLDNYTCVSPDTLQALIEKVTEAIGAGVDPKNNDTFSSSWDLASAFFFSGTIITTIGYGNISPKTEWGKLFCICYALLGIPMFGFLLAGVGDHLGTGLRNAVTKIEMLFLKWKVSPTIVRVISAVLSILLGCVLFVFVPTLVFQEVEQWSLLESAYFVVITLTTVGFGDYVAGDGGDNGTDHWYKPLVWFWILLGLAYFASILTMIGNWLRVLSRKTRAEMEGLRAHATDWTQNIQNMSVDFRISGKLDDPFKRRRRKRRHGHRSHGTSQSGPGNGGPGEGRRQEDGYYDDQSESGSSSYSYTSNESDSESETGSEATQTEQVPDMVGNKKEKTDPTFSQPLDYFGENLAYIDESSDAVSGKLHLDPLLDRPELQKAALRKAKRRRQRRTERKTPKTSPTKQQHTAPNGGILLTPPNTTPPASPQP, from the exons ATGCGCTGCTCCACGCTAATATGCATCCTGACATCTGTGCTGGCCTACCTGGTCATGGGAGCGCTGGTGTTCCACTACCTAGAGACCCCGCGTGAAGAGGAATTCCACATGAAGCTTCTGGACACACGACGGAATTTCCTTGACAATTATACCTGTGTGAGCCCTGATACATTACAAGCACTGATAGag AAGGTTACAGAGGCCATAGGGGCGGGTGTCGACCCAAAGAACAACGACACGTTCAGCAGCAGCTGGGACCTTGCGAGTGCTTTCTTCTTCTCTGGCACGATCATCACCACCATTG GTTATGGGAACATCTCTCCAAAGACAGAGTGGGGAAAACTGTTCTGTATCTGCTATGCTCTGCTGGGGATCCCCATGTTTGGGTTCCTGCTAGCTGGAGTAGGGGACCATTTAGGAACTGGGCTGAGAAATGCTGTTACTAAGATAGAGATGCTCTTCCTG AAGTGGAAAGTGAGTCCAACTATTGTTCGGGTCATCTCCGCTGTGCTGTCCATCCTGCTGGGATGCGTACTCTTCGTCTTTGTGCCCACACTGGTCTTCCAGGAGGTGGAACAATGGTCTTTGCTGGAATCCGCCTACTTTGTGGTCATCACGCTCACCACTGTGGGTTTTGGGGATTACGTAGCAG GTGATGGAGGGGATAACGGCACAGACCACTGGTATAAACCTCTGGTATGGTTCTGGATCCTACTTGGATTGGCCTACTTTGCCTCCATCCTTACCATGATTGGGAATTGGCTACGAGTCCTGTCGAGAAAAACCCGTGCTGAG ATGGAAGGGCTCAGAGCACACGCCACTGACTGGACCCAGAACATCCAGAACATGTCCGTGGACTTCCGCATCTCTGGCAAACTAGACGACCCATTTAAGCGGCGACGCAGAAAACGACGCCACGGTCACAGAAGTCATGGAACCAGCCAAAGTGGTCCAGGTAATGGCGGTCCAGGAGAAGGTAGGAGACAAGAGGATGGATATTATGATGACCAATCTGAATCTGGATCCTCCTCATACTCATACACATCCAATGAATCAGACTCGGAATCTGAGACGGGCTCAGAGGCAACTCAGACGGAGCAGGTGCCAGACATGGTCggaaacaagaaagaaaaaacagaccCCACATTCTCACAACCACTGGATTACTTTGGAGAAAACCTAGCCTATATTGATGAGTCCTCAGATGCTGTTAGCGGCAAGCTTCACCTGGACCCGCTCCTGGACAGGCCTGAATTGCAAAAGGCTGCACTGCGCAAAGCTAAGAGGAGGCGTCAGCGGAGAACAGAAAGGAAAACACCCAAAACTAGCCCCACAAAGCAGCAGCACACAGCACCTAATGGAGGAATTCTTCTAACACCACCTAATACCACTCCACCCGCATCACCACAGCCTTAA